GGCCGAACTTGGTGAAGTAAGAAATTCCATAAGCAAGGATAACCGGGTGATAGCTCAGAAAAGCCTTGCCGGATATGACATCTAAAAATATTCTGACTAATTACAAGCTGGAGGAAATATTAATTTCTCTGGCTTTTTTAATGAGAAAAATCCTTTTTTGCAGGAAGGGTAAAGTGGGGTAAAGTATTATATAATATATATAATGAAAAATCTTTAAGGAGAAGGCCATGAAAGTTATTTTTACATTTTTAGACGGAGTGGGAATAGGTGAAAAAGATAGGATGGCAAATCCTGTGTATGCTACTGAACAACAGATACTTGCCCAACTTATTGATAATGCCAAATTTCAGGCCGATGCGTCAATGGGTGTGGACGGTCTTCCGCAAAGTGCAACGGGACAGACCACAATATTCACTGGGGTAAATGCTCCCAAGATATTGAACAGGCATTTGAGTGGACAACCCACCATTTCTCTTAAAAAGGTAATATATAAATCAAATATGTTCAGTGAACTTATAAAAAGAGGTTTTAATGTTACAAGTTCAAATGTTTACAAGGATGAGTACCTGAAAAATATGCTTAACTCAAAGGACAGAAAGAATCGGCCTTCTGTAACCTCTGTCATGTGTATGGCATCCGGGATTGATTTCAGGACATTGAGTGAATTCATTAATGGCGACGGCGTATACCATGATATTACAGGAGATATACTAAAGGAGTCGGGTTGCCGGATTGAAACCGTTACACCACAGAAGGCGGCACAAAACCTTTACAAACTTAGCCGAAACTATGATTTTACATTGTACGAGCACTTTCTAACGGATATACAGGGCCATAAAGCGGATTTTTATGAAGCGGCAAAATTAATAGACAGACTGGACAGCTTCCTTGATGAATTAATAAAGCAGATGGATTTTGAAGAAGATGTACTTATTATTACCAGCGATCATGGGAATATAGAGGATATAAGTATTCATACACATACAATGAACAAGGTACCTGTTATAGTATTGGGTAAAAAAGCGGAAAAAGTAAAGACAGAGATACATTCATTGATAGACATAATGCCGTTTGTGCTTGAATTATTTTCAGGGAATAGACGCGGAAGTGAAGTAACTTAAAGGATATTTGGAGGTAGCAGGTTGGCAAAAAAAATAGAATTATTGGCACCGGCGGGGACATATGATGCCTTTTTGGCTGCAATAGAAAATGGGGCGGATGCGGTATATCTTGGAGGAAAACTGCTTAATGCCAGACAGTTTGCAGGAAATTTTGATGATGACCAGCTGGAACGGGCATTGGATTACGCTCACACCAGAGATGCCAGTGTGTTTCTTACTATGAACACTCTGGTTTTGGATTCCGAAATGCAGGAGGCGGTAGAATATGTCGCTAAGGCATATGAAAATGGAGTAGATGCCTTTATAGTACAGGATTTAGGTTTAGCTGCCAATTTAAAAAAACTCATTCCGGGAATTACACTACATGCCAGTACACAAATGACAGTATACAGTACCGAAGGTATAAATGCTTTAGATTCACTGGGATTTGGAAGAACAGTACTGGCCAGGGAGCTGAATCTCGAGGAAATAAAGAAAATTTGCAGACAAACTCCTCTTGAAATAGAAGTTTTTGTACATGGTGCTTTGTGTATATGTGTTTCGGGACAATGCTATATGAGCAGTATGATTGGAGGAAGGAGCGGAAACCGCGGGAAATGTGCTCAGCCATGCAGACTGCCATATTCCATAAAGAGAGACAGCAGTGAATTTGACAGCGGATATCTTATTAGTCCTAAAGATATATGCTATATAGACCATTTGTCTGACCTTATTGATGCGGGGGTAACCTCTCTAAAGATAGAAGGACGAATGAAAAGTCCTGAATATGTGGCCACGGTAGTTGGCACGTACAGGAAATATCTTGACTTAATTTATGAGAAAAGAGACTTGTCCCCCAGCATATCAAGTAGACATAAAGTAGAACAGGAGGATAGGCACAAACTGCTTCAAAGTTTTAATAGAGGCGGATTTTCTAAGGGTTACCTTTTAGGAAAAACTGGCCCGGAGATGATGGCTTATGAAAAACCTAAAAACTGGGGAACACCTTTGGGAAATGTGGTTTCGCAGGACAGAAACACTAATTCCGTTCTGATAAAGCTTGAAAATACACTGGGAATGGGTGACGGAATTGAAATATGGTCCGGCAGTAAGTTTCAGGAAAGTCCGGGCGGTATAATTACAAAAATTGTAAAAGATAAGAAATTAGTAAGGAAGGCACATAAAGGTGATACTGTATGGGTTTCAGTTATAAAGGGAAAGGTTCAGAAGGGAAGCAGGGTCTATAAGACCTCTGATAAAGAAATGCTGGAACAGGCGGCTGCAACCTATTCAAAGGCAGGTAGAAAATCACCAATAAAAGCAAGCTTCACCATGAAATACGGACAAGTACCGGCATTAACTTTACAAGATGCATATGGAAACATTGTTTCAGCAGTAGGAGAGCAATTTCCTCAAAAGGCTATAAATAAGCCTTTAACAAAGGATCGAATTCTTGAACAATTGAAAAAGATGGGTTCAACACCTTTTAATATAGCGGAGATTACCCTTGACCTTGATGAGGGTGCAGTGATTCCAATAAGTGAGCTTAATAATATAAGAAGAAGTGCAGGTGAACAACTGGAACAAAAAAGAATATTGTCCCTTAAAAAAGAATCAGTGAACTTTGATAAAAGAACATTTAAATCAATTTCATATTTCCCGGGAAATGTTCAAAAAATAAATATAGATACAAAAATAGCTGCAATGTTTTATGATTATCCTGACGGAATGGACTTTGGGGACTTGGACGTTGACAGAGTGTATCTACCGTTTACGGAAATAATGGGAAATGAAGGACTTCTGCGGGCAAAACACATTCATGAGACAGGCAGGGAATTATATGCCTATATCCCGGCTGTTATAAGGGGACATTACACAGACATACTGAAAAAAAATCTAAAAAATGTTTCCCAGACCGTAGACGGGTTTCTGGCGGGGAGTCCTGCTGTTTTTGAAATAATACGGGAAAAGTTGGGTAACAGTGTGCCAGTAGTCGGTGACTATACTATAAATATAATTAACAGTTATTCTTTGAATAAGTTAAAAGAGCTGGGATTCACCGGAGGAACTCTCTCTTGTGAATTGAATCTGTCTCAGATAACTGAACTGAAATATCCTGCGGATTTTGATACTGAACTTGTGATCTACGGTAAAATCCCGGTTATGACCAGCGAATACTGTCCTATAGGCGGAAGTGTGGGAAAATGTGAACCCAGAAAGTGCGGCAAGCTTTGTAAAAAAGGGGTTTACAGGCTAAGTGACAGAAAGGGTGTTGAATTTATTGTAAAAAGTGATTGCATTGACTGCCGCAGCACAATATTCAATTCCAATGTACTATTTGCTCCTGAGCTTTCAGAACAGATAAGCAGGACTGGTGTTAACTATTTCAGGTTGAGTTTTGTAGACGAAGGTAAAAAAGATATTCATAATATATGTGCTTTATATAGAAGTTTGCTTGAGCATAAAAAAACAGAACCTGATATGGAAAAGCTGATTGAAAGGGTTAAAGCATCAGGGTTTACAAAAGGGCATTT
This genomic stretch from Ruminiclostridium cellulolyticum H10 harbors:
- a CDS encoding peptidase; this translates as MKVIFTFLDGVGIGEKDRMANPVYATEQQILAQLIDNAKFQADASMGVDGLPQSATGQTTIFTGVNAPKILNRHLSGQPTISLKKVIYKSNMFSELIKRGFNVTSSNVYKDEYLKNMLNSKDRKNRPSVTSVMCMASGIDFRTLSEFINGDGVYHDITGDILKESGCRIETVTPQKAAQNLYKLSRNYDFTLYEHFLTDIQGHKADFYEAAKLIDRLDSFLDELIKQMDFEEDVLIITSDHGNIEDISIHTHTMNKVPVIVLGKKAEKVKTEIHSLIDIMPFVLELFSGNRRGSEVT
- a CDS encoding DUF3656 domain-containing U32 family peptidase: MAKKIELLAPAGTYDAFLAAIENGADAVYLGGKLLNARQFAGNFDDDQLERALDYAHTRDASVFLTMNTLVLDSEMQEAVEYVAKAYENGVDAFIVQDLGLAANLKKLIPGITLHASTQMTVYSTEGINALDSLGFGRTVLARELNLEEIKKICRQTPLEIEVFVHGALCICVSGQCYMSSMIGGRSGNRGKCAQPCRLPYSIKRDSSEFDSGYLISPKDICYIDHLSDLIDAGVTSLKIEGRMKSPEYVATVVGTYRKYLDLIYEKRDLSPSISSRHKVEQEDRHKLLQSFNRGGFSKGYLLGKTGPEMMAYEKPKNWGTPLGNVVSQDRNTNSVLIKLENTLGMGDGIEIWSGSKFQESPGGIITKIVKDKKLVRKAHKGDTVWVSVIKGKVQKGSRVYKTSDKEMLEQAAATYSKAGRKSPIKASFTMKYGQVPALTLQDAYGNIVSAVGEQFPQKAINKPLTKDRILEQLKKMGSTPFNIAEITLDLDEGAVIPISELNNIRRSAGEQLEQKRILSLKKESVNFDKRTFKSISYFPGNVQKINIDTKIAAMFYDYPDGMDFGDLDVDRVYLPFTEIMGNEGLLRAKHIHETGRELYAYIPAVIRGHYTDILKKNLKNVSQTVDGFLAGSPAVFEIIREKLGNSVPVVGDYTINIINSYSLNKLKELGFTGGTLSCELNLSQITELKYPADFDTELVIYGKIPVMTSEYCPIGGSVGKCEPRKCGKLCKKGVYRLSDRKGVEFIVKSDCIDCRSTIFNSNVLFAPELSEQISRTGVNYFRLSFVDEGKKDIHNICALYRSLLEHKKTEPDMEKLIERVKASGFTKGHLQKGI